The Achromobacter pestifer genome includes a region encoding these proteins:
- a CDS encoding DODA-type extradiol aromatic ring-opening family dioxygenase yields the protein MRWPTLFISHGSPMLAVEPGQTGPALAAWSAAQDRKPKGILVVSPHWMGEGLALSTRDRQVAWHDFGGFPPELYQLQYAAPGSPELAARVQALLADSGIVADLDPRRPLDHGAWVPLRYLYPEADVPVVQLSLDMGRDAAGQLELGRALARLRDEDILVIGSGSLTHNLRHVRMPQDAPALPYVPAFQQWYADKLGGHDLPALLDWQAQAPGASQAHPHDDHLMPLYVALGAGGTGFRRLNDEVLYGALAMDAYEFAD from the coding sequence ATGCGCTGGCCTACGCTTTTCATATCCCATGGATCCCCCATGCTCGCCGTCGAGCCCGGACAGACCGGTCCGGCGCTCGCCGCCTGGAGCGCCGCGCAGGACCGCAAGCCCAAGGGCATCCTGGTCGTGTCGCCGCACTGGATGGGCGAGGGCCTGGCGCTGTCGACCCGCGACCGCCAGGTCGCCTGGCACGATTTCGGCGGTTTTCCGCCGGAACTCTATCAATTGCAGTACGCGGCTCCCGGTTCGCCGGAGCTGGCGGCGCGGGTGCAGGCGCTGCTGGCCGACTCGGGCATCGTCGCCGACCTCGATCCCCGCCGCCCGCTGGACCATGGCGCCTGGGTGCCGCTGCGCTACCTCTATCCGGAAGCGGACGTGCCGGTGGTGCAGCTGTCGCTGGACATGGGCCGCGACGCGGCCGGGCAGCTGGAACTGGGCCGCGCGCTGGCCCGGCTGCGGGACGAGGACATCCTGGTCATCGGCTCGGGTTCGCTGACGCACAACCTGCGCCACGTGCGCATGCCGCAGGACGCGCCCGCGCTGCCCTACGTGCCGGCTTTCCAGCAGTGGTACGCGGACAAGCTGGGCGGCCATGACCTGCCGGCCCTGCTGGACTGGCAGGCGCAGGCGCCGGGCGCATCGCAGGCCCATCCGCACGACGACCACCTGATGCCGCTGTACGTGGCGCTGGGCGCGGGCGGAACCGGCTTTCGGCGCCTGAATGATGAAGTCTTGTATGGCGCGCTGGCGATGGATGCCTACGAGTTCGCGGACTGA